CCTCTGGAGCCGGACGCTCGACATTTGGACCCGAGCCCTGAGGATGTCGCTCTCGAGCAACATCCCCTCCTCGTACATCGCCTCGAGGTCCGACAGGTGAGCCTCCATCTGTCGAACGGAGGCCTCCATCACCTCGAGTCCCTCCAGAGCGCGGACGAGGTTCAGATAGGCCTCGGTCGTCCGGTAGACCGTCTCGTCTCTCTCGCGATCGGCGAGATGGGACGCAGCGTCGGCCGCGAACTCGGACGCCCTGTAGCCGTTCCACACGGCGCCGCCCGAGAAGAGCGTCTGCTGGACGGTGAGGCCGAACGAGTAGACGTCGTCGTCTCCCATGTAGATCTTGTCCGTGCCGCTCCCGCCCTCGAGTCCCTCGAGCGTCGACGGATCAAGATAGCCCTGCTCCACGAGGTACTGGAAGGGCTCCATCAGCGGCTCGAAGATACTCCCGAAACCCGACGCGTCCATGTACGGTCTCTCATCGAGTTTCGTGTACGAGCCGCTCGCGCTCACACTGGGCAGCAGCATCGAGCGCGCCTGCCCCTCCCGCGCGTTCGCACCCATCTCGCGCGCCCGTGCGGCCTTGAGGCTCCTGTTCTCGGAGAGCGCCAGCTCGATCGCGTCGTCGAGGCTCAGCTCGAGACGCTCGGCTGCAAGGGATGTGGTGGCGGCGATGACGAGTGCCAGCGCCACACCGATCAGCAGCGTCCATGCGCCCGCTCTCATGTGGTCTCCTCCCGGGGTCTCAATCCCTCCATGATGATGTCGAGCATCCTCTCGACTATCTCGTCCCGGTCCTCCTGCACGTCCCCGCTCACAATGCCCATGAAGATGCCCTTGAGCATCAGGAGCAGCGACCACGTCGTCAGCCGGACGTCCTCCACGACGATCTCCCCGCGCTCGTGGCCCTCCCGGAGGATCCCGCTGTAGATCTCCAGGGTCTCTCTGACGAGCAGCTCGAAGTGGTCGCGCCATCGTGGCATCAGATCCGCGAACACGCGCATCGTGACCTGGTAGATGTTGATCTTCTCGCGGAGCATGTCGGTGTGTGTCACGATGGCGGCGCGGAGCTTCTCCCGCGTCGTCTCCGCCTCTGCTACTGCCTCTCTGTCGGCACTGAGGATATCCGCGATCTCCCGCCTGAGCACCGAGCGGAAGACCTCCTCCTTGCCTGCGAAATGCTTGTAGAGCGTAGCCCGAGAGATGCCCGCCTCCCGGACAATATCCGTCACCGTCGTCTTCTGAACACCGTACTTCCCGAAGACCCGACCGGCCGCGTCGAGAATCTCCCGCTCTCTCTCCTCTGCCCCTGCCACGCCCGTCACCTCCCTCGTCGGACTGCCCGACCGGTCGCCGAGCGGAGTCCCGCTGCCGCGTGAGGGACGTCGTCGGCCCCCCACGTGCTGTGGTCCGGCGAAGCCCGAATACTGAATGAACCATATAGACAGTGCTACGTTTCCAGTTCAGTCTATATGAGCCGCCACTCACTGTCAAGCTGAATATCGTGGTCTTCACGG
This genomic window from Candidatus Effluviviaceae Genus V sp. contains:
- a CDS encoding TetR family transcriptional regulator; the protein is MSIWFIQYSGFAGPQHVGGRRRPSRGSGTPLGDRSGSPTREVTGVAGAEEREREILDAAGRVFGKYGVQKTTVTDIVREAGISRATLYKHFAGKEEVFRSVLRREIADILSADREAVAEAETTREKLRAAIVTHTDMLREKINIYQVTMRVFADLMPRWRDHFELLVRETLEIYSGILREGHERGEIVVEDVRLTTWSLLLMLKGIFMGIVSGDVQEDRDEIVERMLDIIMEGLRPREETT